AAGAGTTCCAGCTCGAGGGGCGGACGTTTCATGAACCAAGCTTTCCCACCGCCGATGGCAAAGCTGTCATGCACACGCATGCCTTGCCCGATCTGAAGGGGACCGATTCCAACGAGTTGCGGTTGATGACGGTCCGCAGCGAAGGGCAATTCAACACGGTCGTCTACGAAGAGGAAGACCTTTACCGAAACCAAGACCGCCGCGACATCATCTTGATGCATCCCGACGACCTGCAGCGGTTGGGGCTGCGGCACGATCAACCGGTTTCGATCCGCAGCGACACCGGCCAGATCGATGGCTATCTCGCTCGCGGTTTTGATTCGATCCGCCCCGGAAACTCGCTGATGTATTACCCCGAATCGAACTGCCTCGTCTCCCGCTACGCCGACCCGCAAAGCAAGACCCCGGCGTTCAAAGGGATCGTGGTCACCGTCTCACCGCTGGCCTAGTTGCTCGGGTTCTGGATCAAACGGGCCAACGTCGCGGCGATCGGCAGCTTTTGATTCGGACTTCCTTCGAATCGGAAAGCCTGCAATGTGGCGACCGCATCGGCGTCGGGGCCGATCGTCGATAGCATCGTATCCCATTGCTTCGATTCCGCTGGGGTGAGCCCGCAGTACCAAATCACGTAGTTGGAGAGTTCACCGCCGCGCACGATGACGCTTCCGAATCGTGTGGTCTGCTGTTCGGAATCGGGTACGCACCAGGTAGCGAAGACGAACCCTGGCGTCGAGGAATCGCCGATCGACTGCGACCAGCGAACCGATTTTGTGTCGTCATCCCAGGTGCCGTTGGTCGATTCGGGGGGCAGCGGAAGGTGCAACGTAACCTCCACGTGATCGTGACGGCTGAACAAGTCAGGAGCCAACGCCGCCATCACTTTGTTGCCGATGACCTGCGCCTCATCGACATGTCTTGGTGTGGCAGCACCCGCCGCTTGTTCCTGCTGTGCGACGAGTTGCTTGTATTCATCGGTCCCCTTGAGGTAGGTTCGAATCGATTTTTCGAGCCTCGACCGGTCCTTCAGAATGTCCAGGCAGCGTGTGTCCGCGTCGGGGGATGTTGCGGTCAGTTTTTGCGCAAGCAGGCCGTGAGCAAATGAAATGAACAGCTCGGGATTCTGTTGTTGGGCCAGCCTCGCGATCGCTGGAATCTGTTGCAGTGAAAAATAGTTGCGTTCGGCGAGGTATTGTGCCAAGCGGAAGAAGGGGCTGTTGTTGCTCGGTTCGCTCTGCCGCTGTCCAGCCATCCACAGCAGCAGGCTCGCGTTCTTGAAGTCTTGGCGTAGTTCCCCATCGATCAGCGATTTGATCGGTGCGATATCGATCGGATCGTCGACCGGATCGGATTGAGCGGCGGAGAATTCAAAGTCGATCCAACCTAACGCGAGGTCGATCAGATCGTCTGCGGCGCGTTGGCGTGCGGCCAACGAACCGGCGAGGTCGTCGTTCCCGCGGAACCGTTCGCTGTAGATCGATACCGATCCCAACGGGCTATCGAATTGAGTGAAACCGCCCGCGCCGCCGACGTCGGTTGGCATCTGTTCCGCGAATCGGCTGACGAACGTCGGCAATCCCTCGCGATCCTCGGCGCGTCCCTCGGGATAGAGCGTTGCGATGCGTCGCAGCTCTTCGGTCTGTTGCGTCTGCTGCTGCGAGGAGGGGTTTTGCGACGTCTCCTTCACCGAAAGCGTCCGCGTGATCTCGTTCCCCTCCGGTTTCAGATCGATTTTGTAAACCGTTTGGATGCAGCCGGTGCAGGCGGCCAGCAGAGTCATCGACGCAACAATGAGTGGCTTTTGCATGACGAGCCCTTCGGATTGGTGAGACCGGTGGCGACGCGAACCCGCGACGCCGTGAGGTTCCCCGCTCCATCAGCATATCACGCTGGAATGTTGCGTTGGGAAAGAAGTCGCGCGTCATCGGCTAAAGCCTTGACTCCAGCGCGCACGTCGTCGGCTAAAGCCTCTACTCCAGCGCGCGCGTCGTCGGCTAAAGCCTTTACTCCAGCGATTCGGCGATCGCTTGTTTCATCTTCTCGACGACGTCGGGGTGTTGGTCGGCGATGTTCTTCGTTTCGCCGATGTCGTTGCTGAGGTCGTAGAGTTCCAGCGGTTTGTCTTTCCCCGGGATCACGCCTTTCCAGTCTCCGATCCGGACCGCTTTTTTCGGACCGTAGCTCCAGAACAAGTATTCGTGGGAACGCTGCGTTTGGCCAAGCAGCGTGGGAGCGAAGGAGATTCCATCGGTCGTTGTCGGCGATTCGATGCCCGCCAGTTCGCATGCGGTCGGCAGCCAGTCGTAGTGCGCCAACAGTTCGTCGCTTGTCGAACCGGCGGCGATCTTGCCGGGCCAGCGGGCGATCGTTGGCATTCGGATCCCTCCTTCATAGAGATCGCGTTTGTAACCTCGCAGCGGGCCGTTGGAATCGAAGGTCTCGTGTTTGTGATTCCCTTCGCTGTGTGGGCCGTTGTCCGACGTGAACACGACCAGCGTGTTGTCGTCGATCCCCTTCTCTTTCAGCAGCGCCATCAAACGTCCCACGTCGCCATCCATCCGCGTGATCATCGCCGCAAAACCCTTCTCGGGATTCGGCCAATCGCGATCGGCGTAGATTCCGTAGTCGGGAACCTCCATCCCGTCCTTGTTGACGCGGCCCCCTTCGTTATTGGCGTGCGGGATCGTCCAGTGGATGTGCATCAGGAACGGCTTGTCTCCCTGACTGCGAACGAAGTCGAGCATCTCCTCGGTCATCACGTCGTGGGAATAGGTGGTTCTTTGGGTCGACACGCGGCCGCGGGCCAGCGTCGCGTCGCTGAGCACGTTGCCTGGCAACGGAACCTTTTGATCGTTCCGCCACAGTTTAACAGGGTAGTAGTTGTGAGCTTCGCCTTGGTCCAGATATCCCATCCAGAAATCGAACCCTTGGCGGTTTGGATGTCCCGAATTCTCGGTGTTCCCCAACGCCCACTTTCCGATGCCGCCGGTCGTGTAGCCCGCTTGCTGCAGTAGTTCGGCGACGGTCACGTCCGATTCCTTGAGCACATAGGGTGCGTTGGAATCGATCGCCGTGTGCCCGGCGTGCATCCCCGTCCAGAGGCTCAGTCGCGAGGGGCGGCAGACTGTGTTGCCCGAGTAGTGGCTGGTCAGCTTCATCCCTTCGGAGGCCAAACGATCGATGTTCGGCGTCTTGATCGTTTCTTGCCCAAAGCAGCCGAGGTCACCGTAGCCGAGATCGTCGACCATGATATAGATCAGGTTTGGCTGGGCATCTTGATCCGCACGAACCGACGCCGCTTGAATCGTTTGACCGATCAAGATCGCCAAAAGAGTGCAGGCGAATGCCAGCCGGCCTGCGCGCGGGCGAGGTGCGGTGGTGGGGCGGGTGGATGTCGTCGGAGGGTGGTTCATGAGGAGCTTCTTTCTCTTTGGCAAATCGATTCGGCACGAGGGGGCGATTCTTTGTCGGCCGATTCTAATGGAACGATCCTCGCCGAGCCAAACAAACTCGACGGGGCGTCTGGCAACGCGTGCATCGCGGTGACGCTTGTATTACGCTATGAGGGATTGGATCTCAAGGTGCCGCTGTTGTTTAGTCAGCGGTTGCCAGCTTCACATAATATCCCATGGCGGACTTCCCATGAAACGTTTTGTTCCCCTTCTGCTTTGCGCAATCACCGCTTGTGGGGCTGCTGTCGGTTCGGCTGACCAACGGCCCAACATTTTGTGGATCACCAGCGAGGATCATGGTCCGGAGATGGGATGTTACGGCGACGAATTCGCCACGACACCCAACGTCGATGCGTTGGCGAAAAAGGGGATGCGGTACAAATTGGCTTGGTCGACAGCTCCCGTTTGCGCTCCGGCTCGAACGACGCTGATCACCGGTCTGTATCCTCCTTCGAATGGCGGACAGCACATGCGCAGCATGGTTCCGTTGCCCGATTCGATTCCGTTGTATCCGGCGATGCTTTCCGAGGCCGGCTACTATTGCACGAACAATAACAAACAGGACTACAACGTCCGTTCGGCAGGACCGACCGGCTGGGCCGATTCGTCGCGCAAGGCTCACTACAAGAATCGCGATCCGAAGCAACCGTTTTTTGCGATCTTCAATGAGACGTGCAGTCACGAGAGCAAAATCCGCACGCGGCCGCACAAACAGCTCCACGATCCGGCGAAGGTTCGCGTTCCCGCTTATCATCCCGACAACGAAGACACTCGCCGCGACTGGGCGCAGTATTACGATGTGGTCACCAAAGCGGACGCCACGGCGGGCAAGCTGTTGCGGGAACTCGACGAGCAAGGATTGACCGATTCGACGATCGTCTTCTACTACGGCGATCACGGTTCGGGGATGCCGCGTGGCAAACGCTGGACCTACAACTCCGGCCTGTCGGTTCCTCTTGTTGTCTACTTTCCCGAAAAATGGCGGCACCTGGCTCCCAAGGAATATCAGACCGGCGGTGTCAGCGATCGGTTGGTCGGATTTGTCGATCTCGCGCCGACGCTGTTGAGTCTGGCGGGCGTCCAACCGCCGGAGTGGATGCAAGGTCAGGCGATCGCCGGGGAATATGAAACCGAAGCTCCAAAGTATATGTACGGCTTCCGCGACCGGATGGATGAACGCTACGACTTCATCCGCACCGTCACCGACGGCCGATATCAATACATCCGCAATTTCAACCCGCACTTCATCTACGGCCAGTTTGTTTCGTACAACTTCCAAACGCCATCGACCGCTGCGTGGAAGCGGGCTTTTGATGCAGGGCTTTGCAACGCGGCTCAGTCGCACTTTTGGAATCTCAAGCCGGCCGAGGAGCTTTACGATCTGGAAGCCGATCCCGACGAAGTCAACAACTTGGCCGATTCGCCATCGCATCAGCAGAAGCTTGGCGAGCTACGCGATGCGCTTTATCAATGGTGCCACGACATCCGCGACGTGGGCTTTTTGCCCGAGGGTGAGATCCACAGTCGCAGCGAAGGATCGACGCCGTACGAGATGGCTCGCGACGAGACAAAGTACCCGTTCGAAAAGATCTTTGCCGCGGCGGACATCGCCACCCGTCGCAACGCCGAAGACCTGGGCCAGCTGAAGTCGCTGCTGACCGACAGCGACAGCGCGGTTCGCTACTGGGGAGCTGTCGGAATTTTGAATCGCGGTGGCGATGCGGTGAACGCTTCCAAGCAGGCGTTGCTCGCGGCGCTCGGCGACGATTCGCCGTACGTTCGCGTCGCTGCCGGTTATGCGTTGGGCAAGTTTGGCGACAAGGAACTGCAACGCCAAGGGATCGAGTGTTTGATTGATGTCGCGCCGTCGAAGCCGGAGACCAACGTCTTTGCTGCGATCGCTGCGCTCAACGCGATCGACAAGCTGGACGAAAAGGCAGCTTTCGCCAAAGCGGAGATCGACAAGATGCCGGTC
Above is a genomic segment from Rosistilla ulvae containing:
- a CDS encoding arylsulfatase → MNHPPTTSTRPTTAPRPRAGRLAFACTLLAILIGQTIQAASVRADQDAQPNLIYIMVDDLGYGDLGCFGQETIKTPNIDRLASEGMKLTSHYSGNTVCRPSRLSLWTGMHAGHTAIDSNAPYVLKESDVTVAELLQQAGYTTGGIGKWALGNTENSGHPNRQGFDFWMGYLDQGEAHNYYPVKLWRNDQKVPLPGNVLSDATLARGRVSTQRTTYSHDVMTEEMLDFVRSQGDKPFLMHIHWTIPHANNEGGRVNKDGMEVPDYGIYADRDWPNPEKGFAAMITRMDGDVGRLMALLKEKGIDDNTLVVFTSDNGPHSEGNHKHETFDSNGPLRGYKRDLYEGGIRMPTIARWPGKIAAGSTSDELLAHYDWLPTACELAGIESPTTTDGISFAPTLLGQTQRSHEYLFWSYGPKKAVRIGDWKGVIPGKDKPLELYDLSNDIGETKNIADQHPDVVEKMKQAIAESLE
- a CDS encoding sulfatase-like hydrolase/transferase — translated: MKRFVPLLLCAITACGAAVGSADQRPNILWITSEDHGPEMGCYGDEFATTPNVDALAKKGMRYKLAWSTAPVCAPARTTLITGLYPPSNGGQHMRSMVPLPDSIPLYPAMLSEAGYYCTNNNKQDYNVRSAGPTGWADSSRKAHYKNRDPKQPFFAIFNETCSHESKIRTRPHKQLHDPAKVRVPAYHPDNEDTRRDWAQYYDVVTKADATAGKLLRELDEQGLTDSTIVFYYGDHGSGMPRGKRWTYNSGLSVPLVVYFPEKWRHLAPKEYQTGGVSDRLVGFVDLAPTLLSLAGVQPPEWMQGQAIAGEYETEAPKYMYGFRDRMDERYDFIRTVTDGRYQYIRNFNPHFIYGQFVSYNFQTPSTAAWKRAFDAGLCNAAQSHFWNLKPAEELYDLEADPDEVNNLADSPSHQQKLGELRDALYQWCHDIRDVGFLPEGEIHSRSEGSTPYEMARDETKYPFEKIFAAADIATRRNAEDLGQLKSLLTDSDSAVRYWGAVGILNRGGDAVNASKQALLAALGDDSPYVRVAAGYALGKFGDKELQRQGIECLIDVAPSKPETNVFAAIAALNAIDKLDEKAAFAKAEIDKMPVGEIASPDKRYGGYPERVLTKIRDDFKANAASR